In Euphorbia lathyris chromosome 9, ddEupLath1.1, whole genome shotgun sequence, the following are encoded in one genomic region:
- the LOC136207447 gene encoding pyrroline-5-carboxylate reductase — MEIIPIPTETYKLGFIGAGKMAESIARGVVQSGVLPPSRIRTAHSNPDRCSAFESFGVKVFPNNNNVVEDSDVIVFSVKPQVVKDAVLSLRPLLTKKKLLVSVAAGIKLKDLQEWAGHDRFIRVMPNTPAAVGEAATVMSLGGAATKEDGELITKLFGSVGKIWTANEKLFDAITGLSGSGPAYVYLAIEALADGGVAAGLPRELALGLASQTVLGAASMATKTGKHPGQLKDEVTSPGGTTIGGVHELEKGGFRGILMNAVVAAAKRSQELSQS, encoded by the exons ATGGAGATTATTCCAATTCCAACTGAAACTTACAAACTAGGGTTTATCGGAGCTGGAAAAATGGCCGAGAGTATAGCAAGAGGAGTTGTTCAATCAGGAGTTCTACCTCCTTCTCGCATTCGTACAGCTCACTCCAATCCTGATCGATGCTCTGCCTTCGAGTCCTTCGGCGTTAAAGTTTTCCCTAACAACAATAAT GTAGTTGAAGACAGTGATGTGATCGTATTCTCTGTGAAACCTCAAGTTG TTAAAGATGCGGTGTTGAGTTTGAGGCCACTTCTCACAAAGAAGAAGCTTCTGGTTTCAGTTGCTGCTGGAATTAAATTGAAAGACTTGCAG GAGTGGGCTGGTCACGACCGATTTATTCGTGTAATGCCAAATACTCCTGCTGCTGTAGGCGAAGCAGCAACAG TAATGAGCTTGGGTGGGGCTGCAACTAAAGAAGATGGAGAGTTGATAACTAAATTGTTCGGATCAGTTGGGAAGATATGGACAGCTAATGAAAAGCTATTCGATGCAATAACTGGCCTGAG CGGCAGCGGCCCAGCCTATGTGTATTTAGCAATTGAAGCTTTGGCTGATGGAGGAGTGGCTGCAGGTCTACCCAGAGAACTTGCCTTGGGTCTTGCTTCCCAAACT GTGTTAGGGGCAGCATCCATGGCTACAAAAACTGGGAAGCATCCTGGGCAGCTTAAAGATGAAGTTACATCACCTGGTGGAACAACTATAGGTGGTGTTCATGAACTGGAGAAAGGCGGATTCCGGGGTATCTTAATGAATGCTGTTGTTGCTGCTGCTAAACGCAGTCAAGAACTTTCCCAGAGCTAA